In Longibacter salinarum, a single window of DNA contains:
- a CDS encoding deoxynucleoside kinase: MSDLFDSAPRKKKYVAIAGNIGAGKSSLTEILSEYFGWEAYFERVDDNPYLTDFYNDMRRWSFNLQVFFLSSRFKHQQRIENMEGSVVQDRSIYEDAEIFARNLHQMDLMSPRDYENYVELFSIMTSYLKPPTLLVYLKASVPTLVNHIQSRGRDYESTIRIDYLERLQGHYEDWISSYDLGPKMIIDVDELDFVNNDADRRDVLNRIESRLFGLFPDE; encoded by the coding sequence ATGTCCGACCTGTTCGACTCCGCCCCGCGGAAGAAGAAGTACGTAGCCATTGCCGGAAATATTGGCGCCGGCAAGAGCTCTTTGACCGAAATCCTGAGCGAATACTTTGGCTGGGAGGCCTACTTCGAACGTGTAGATGATAATCCGTACCTCACGGATTTCTACAACGACATGCGTCGCTGGTCTTTCAACCTGCAGGTGTTCTTCCTGTCCAGCCGATTCAAGCACCAGCAGCGCATCGAAAATATGGAAGGGTCCGTCGTGCAGGATCGATCCATTTACGAGGACGCGGAGATTTTCGCCCGCAACCTGCACCAGATGGATCTCATGAGCCCGCGGGACTACGAGAATTACGTGGAGCTCTTTTCCATCATGACGTCGTACCTGAAGCCGCCGACGCTCCTGGTCTATCTCAAAGCGTCCGTTCCCACGCTCGTGAACCACATCCAGAGTCGGGGACGCGATTATGAGTCGACCATTCGCATCGACTACCTTGAGCGGCTCCAGGGACACTACGAGGACTGGATCTCGTCGTATGACCTCGGTCCCAAAATGATTATCGACGTAGACGAGCTCGATTTCGTAAACAACGACGCGGACCGTCGCGACGTACTCAACCGAATCGAGAGCCGTCTCTTCGGCCTATTTCCGGACGAATAG
- a CDS encoding energy transducer TonB, whose translation MLLLGGYGAEDSLGQADPVSPERDTVVVADRPPRMIGGMKALRAQVNYPDSARRQGIEGRVFVQFIVTTEGKPVDIKVVRGLHGALDQAAINAVGKMKFDPGLLNGEPTNVVMSLPVTFELDR comes from the coding sequence GTGCTCCTGCTGGGAGGGTACGGAGCCGAGGATTCGCTGGGTCAGGCGGATCCGGTAAGCCCAGAGCGGGACACGGTGGTCGTCGCCGACCGCCCCCCTCGAATGATCGGTGGCATGAAGGCTCTACGCGCTCAGGTGAACTATCCGGACTCGGCACGGCGCCAGGGTATCGAAGGGCGTGTGTTCGTCCAGTTCATCGTGACAACGGAGGGAAAGCCCGTCGACATCAAGGTGGTTCGCGGCCTCCATGGCGCGCTTGATCAGGCGGCAATCAACGCCGTTGGGAAAATGAAATTCGACCCCGGTCTGCTAAACGGGGAGCCGACCAACGTCGTAATGTCGCTGCCTGTCACCTTCGAGCTAGACCGATAA
- a CDS encoding CIA30 family protein: MTTSFTTEKVLFDARHSAGEGPAANTNWHVVNDTVMGGVSESSFARTDEGARFSGTVSLDHGGGFASVRAPERNTDISNATGFLIETRGDGKTYKWTAYTDTAGPVSYRASFTPSGEWQEIFLPFTDLIPFRRGHQLDSAPPFDASHLRTFGILISDRQAGPFQIDLRTVAAVRRHPDEG, translated from the coding sequence ATGACGACCTCTTTTACGACGGAAAAGGTTCTGTTCGATGCACGCCACAGCGCAGGCGAGGGACCAGCGGCAAATACGAATTGGCATGTCGTGAACGACACCGTCATGGGTGGCGTCTCGGAAAGCTCGTTTGCTCGCACGGACGAGGGTGCCCGGTTCAGTGGGACAGTGTCGCTCGATCACGGCGGCGGATTTGCTTCCGTCCGGGCGCCGGAGCGAAACACGGATATCTCGAATGCGACTGGTTTTCTGATCGAGACGCGTGGCGATGGGAAAACCTACAAATGGACCGCATACACCGACACAGCAGGACCCGTCAGTTACCGAGCTTCCTTCACTCCGTCGGGCGAATGGCAGGAGATCTTTCTTCCATTCACTGATTTAATCCCATTTCGTCGTGGACACCAACTCGATTCGGCTCCACCGTTCGACGCGTCCCACCTGCGCACGTTCGGAATACTGATCAGCGACCGGCAAGCCGGTCCATTCCAGATCGACCTACGAACCGTCGCGGCTGTACGTCGACATCCTGACGAAGGATGA
- a CDS encoding aminotransferase class V-fold PLP-dependent enzyme has protein sequence MPASFSDDLVSSLREETPGTQHVLHFNNAGASLPPQPVVDAQMHHIRREAEIGGYEAKEEAEEKLEDTYDAIATMLGCQEHEVALMQNATRAWDMAFYGFPFETGDRILISRAAYASNYIAALQVAEKTGASIEVIPSTEIGEVDVDALREMMDERVAMITLTHVPTNGGLVNPAAEVGAIARDWDVPYLLDACQSAGQMPLDVNDIGCTMLSATGRKYLRGPRGTGFLYVHEDWIERITPPLLDLHAATWTGPESYAIRPDAARFETFETYVGGMVGLGVAVRYALDLGLEAIFERLQPLAATLRTRLDALDGVTVHDTGTTQCGITTFSTDRMDAVDLKQKLRERRANVSVSSPPSTLLDATARNLPKMVRASVHYYNTADEIETFTDHLQKILHDAS, from the coding sequence ATGCCTGCATCTTTCTCCGACGACCTGGTATCCTCGCTACGAGAGGAGACACCCGGCACGCAACACGTGCTCCATTTCAACAATGCCGGTGCCTCTCTCCCGCCGCAACCCGTCGTCGATGCGCAAATGCACCACATCCGCCGCGAGGCCGAAATTGGTGGATATGAGGCCAAGGAAGAGGCAGAGGAAAAACTGGAAGACACATACGACGCGATCGCGACGATGCTCGGCTGTCAAGAGCACGAAGTCGCCCTCATGCAAAACGCGACGCGAGCCTGGGACATGGCGTTTTACGGCTTCCCCTTCGAGACGGGCGACCGGATATTGATCTCTCGTGCGGCCTACGCCAGCAACTACATCGCCGCCCTCCAGGTCGCCGAAAAGACCGGCGCCTCCATCGAGGTCATTCCATCGACGGAGATCGGCGAGGTCGACGTAGACGCACTACGAGAGATGATGGACGAGCGTGTGGCGATGATCACGCTCACGCACGTTCCGACGAACGGTGGCCTGGTCAACCCGGCTGCGGAGGTCGGCGCGATCGCACGAGACTGGGACGTGCCGTACCTGCTCGACGCCTGTCAGTCGGCCGGGCAAATGCCGCTGGATGTAAACGACATCGGCTGCACAATGCTGTCGGCAACCGGACGGAAATACCTGCGTGGGCCGCGCGGAACCGGCTTTCTGTACGTGCACGAGGACTGGATCGAGCGAATCACGCCACCGCTCCTCGACCTGCACGCCGCGACGTGGACAGGCCCGGAAAGCTACGCGATCCGTCCCGATGCGGCCCGATTCGAAACCTTCGAAACGTACGTTGGCGGGATGGTCGGCCTCGGCGTAGCCGTACGCTACGCACTCGACCTCGGACTCGAGGCTATTTTCGAGCGCCTTCAACCCCTCGCTGCAACACTACGCACCCGTCTCGACGCACTCGACGGCGTAACCGTTCACGACACGGGCACGACGCAGTGCGGAATCACCACGTTCTCGACCGACCGTATGGATGCGGTTGACCTCAAGCAGAAACTTCGAGAGCGAAGGGCGAACGTGTCGGTCTCCTCGCCGCCGTCTACACTGCTGGATGCTACCGCACGCAACCTGCCGAAAATGGTCCGTGCGTCTGTACACTACTACAACACAGCCGACGAAATCGAGACATTCACCGACCATCTCCAGAAGATCCTCCACGACGCCTCATGA
- a CDS encoding alpha/beta fold hydrolase, giving the protein MPDTSAADHATTPPSDNGTWSRIAWGLAGAAGTYAAVKGLQAAVRGQLPAPSTLPPALSVRARAVALPGGQANYYHRPGNGTPIVFVHSFNAAASSFEMAPIFEYWAENTDRPLYVMDWLGFGRSDRPNIDYTPDLYHSHLFAFLRDVVETPADLVALSLGCEYAASIGMQAAPMVRRLVLLHPTGLGERRGPAPLARAMIRSADASGLFELFFYRLTRTASLRDFYERQVFLRKEDVPDALVDYAHVTSHARGAHHAPRRFVDGSLFLDNVASDIYARLYRPTLLLTPADPARTVQQFDMLPDVLKSNERDLSHRPLPGGLLPHWEHGVARSTTLEAIEQFLTD; this is encoded by the coding sequence ATGCCTGACACGTCTGCTGCAGACCACGCAACAACGCCCCCCTCCGACAATGGGACATGGTCGCGCATCGCCTGGGGCCTCGCGGGTGCTGCTGGCACATACGCTGCAGTGAAAGGGCTGCAGGCGGCTGTCCGCGGTCAGTTGCCCGCACCGTCGACGCTGCCACCGGCGCTATCTGTTCGGGCGCGAGCTGTGGCCCTACCGGGAGGCCAGGCCAATTACTATCACCGGCCCGGGAATGGGACTCCCATCGTATTTGTCCACAGTTTCAATGCGGCTGCGTCCTCCTTCGAGATGGCGCCCATTTTCGAGTACTGGGCCGAGAATACGGATCGGCCACTCTACGTCATGGACTGGCTCGGCTTCGGACGGTCGGATCGGCCGAACATCGACTACACCCCTGACCTTTACCACTCGCATCTCTTTGCGTTTTTGCGTGACGTCGTCGAGACACCCGCAGATCTTGTCGCACTTTCGCTCGGGTGCGAGTATGCTGCGTCAATCGGCATGCAGGCTGCTCCCATGGTTCGCCGCCTGGTTCTCCTCCACCCGACGGGCCTCGGCGAACGGCGTGGCCCCGCTCCGCTCGCTCGCGCAATGATTCGATCGGCCGATGCCTCCGGTCTGTTCGAGCTCTTCTTCTACCGGCTCACTCGCACGGCATCCCTTCGAGACTTCTACGAGCGTCAGGTCTTTCTCCGGAAGGAAGACGTTCCCGACGCGCTCGTCGACTACGCTCACGTGACCAGCCATGCTCGCGGCGCCCATCACGCGCCGCGCCGCTTCGTGGACGGCTCCCTGTTTCTCGATAATGTCGCTTCAGACATTTACGCGCGTCTCTACCGGCCGACGCTACTCCTCACTCCTGCGGACCCGGCTCGAACGGTCCAGCAGTTTGACATGCTGCCCGACGTGCTAAAGAGCAACGAACGCGATCTCTCACACAGACCGCTTCCCGGCGGACTGCTACCGCACTGGGAACATGGCGTTGCCCGCAGCACGACACTTGAAGCTATCGAACAGTTTCTTACAGACTAA
- a CDS encoding deoxyribodipyrimidine photo-lyase, producing the protein MATTTPDIQHERIQVLNDTSPQEDGDYVLYWMQQSQRPEDNPALERAAQIANEHDAPLLVVFGLMDDYPEANLRHYTFMLEGLQETQQVLADERGIKMIVSHGSPDEVAIEYADRAVVLVTDRGYLRHQRTWRETVAEQAPCRVVQVEGDVIVPVELASGKSEYAARTIRPKLWEHAESFFIDLEPTPVENDSLDLDVDGDIDLSDVEAVTDALDLDRSVTPVSSLYRGGPLHGKDVLRTFIAKEFNDYDEKRNRPETSAVSYASMFLHFGQVSPVWIANRIRESDAPQSEIDSYIEELMVRREITMNFCYYNRNSYDTLDPLPDWAATTLEEHADDEREHLYSLDELRDGETHDPYWNASMKEMRETGYMHNYMRMYWGKKILEWSPDPEEAHRRILHLNNTYFLDGRDPNSFSNVLWIFGLHDRAWKERPVYGKTRYMSSGGLERKAKPKEYVRKVDRLAEKARG; encoded by the coding sequence ATGGCCACCACTACGCCCGATATCCAGCATGAACGGATCCAAGTTCTGAACGACACGTCGCCGCAGGAGGATGGCGACTACGTGCTCTACTGGATGCAGCAGTCGCAGCGCCCGGAGGATAACCCGGCGCTGGAGCGGGCCGCCCAGATTGCGAATGAGCACGATGCGCCGCTGCTCGTCGTGTTCGGTCTGATGGACGACTACCCCGAGGCGAATCTCCGGCACTACACGTTCATGCTGGAGGGCCTTCAGGAGACGCAGCAGGTTCTCGCGGACGAGAGGGGGATTAAGATGATCGTTTCTCACGGCTCCCCCGACGAGGTTGCGATCGAGTATGCCGATCGCGCCGTCGTCCTCGTCACGGATCGTGGCTACCTCCGCCACCAGCGAACGTGGCGCGAGACAGTGGCCGAGCAGGCGCCCTGCCGCGTGGTGCAGGTCGAGGGCGATGTCATCGTACCGGTCGAACTCGCGTCGGGCAAGAGTGAATACGCCGCTCGCACCATTCGCCCAAAGCTGTGGGAGCACGCCGAGTCTTTTTTTATCGACCTGGAGCCCACGCCTGTAGAAAACGATTCGCTCGACCTCGACGTGGACGGAGACATCGACCTGTCCGACGTTGAGGCCGTTACCGATGCGCTGGATCTGGATCGCAGCGTAACGCCGGTTTCGTCGTTGTACCGAGGCGGGCCCCTCCACGGCAAAGATGTCCTGCGCACGTTCATAGCGAAGGAGTTCAACGACTACGACGAGAAGCGGAATCGGCCCGAGACCAGCGCGGTATCGTACGCCAGCATGTTTCTCCACTTCGGCCAGGTGTCACCGGTCTGGATTGCCAATCGAATTCGTGAGTCCGATGCACCGCAATCGGAGATCGACTCCTACATCGAGGAGCTGATGGTGCGGCGGGAAATCACGATGAACTTCTGCTACTATAATCGCAACAGCTACGACACGCTCGACCCGCTACCGGACTGGGCGGCGACGACGCTGGAGGAGCACGCCGATGACGAGCGTGAACACCTGTATAGCCTGGACGAACTCCGCGACGGCGAGACGCACGACCCGTACTGGAACGCATCGATGAAGGAAATGCGCGAGACCGGATACATGCACAATTACATGCGCATGTACTGGGGAAAGAAAATTCTGGAATGGTCGCCCGACCCGGAGGAGGCTCATCGTCGCATCCTCCATCTCAACAACACCTATTTCCTCGATGGACGCGACCCGAACTCGTTCAGCAACGTGCTTTGGATCTTTGGGCTACACGACCGTGCCTGGAAGGAACGGCCCGTGTACGGCAAGACGCGCTACATGAGCAGCGGCGGACTGGAGCGGAAGGCGAAACCGAAGGAGTATGTCCGGAAGGTTGATCGCCTTGCGGAAAAGGCGCGGGGATGA
- a CDS encoding 6-phosphofructokinase, producing the protein MNSASFRVGILTGGGDCPGLNAVIRAVAKSLMLQHDAEIIGIRDGFQGLIERHVEPLEYVDVSGILTRGGTILGASNKANPFSYYRRGNADVSAEALKTYQGLGLDGLVTIGGDGTMSIAHRLAEMGMNIVGVPKTIDNDLVGTDETFGFDTAVSIATDAMDRIHTTAQSHHRVMVVETMGRYAGWIALHAGTASGADIILIPEIDYDVEEVARVCQTREDSGQRFTIIAIAEGATPVGGEMAVRERIEDSPDPLRLGGIGNMLAHDLKDRVTSAVRTTILGHVQRGGSPTAYDRNLSTTFGAMAAKMMADGQFGRMVAYQNGGFTSVPLSDVADKTRTVGLDNPLLRSALAVGTSFGQKDLSNIKS; encoded by the coding sequence ATGAACAGTGCATCGTTTCGCGTGGGCATTCTAACTGGAGGCGGAGACTGCCCGGGCCTGAATGCGGTCATTCGTGCTGTCGCCAAGAGCCTGATGCTGCAGCACGACGCTGAAATCATCGGCATCCGGGACGGCTTTCAGGGTCTCATCGAGCGTCACGTCGAGCCGCTCGAATACGTCGACGTGAGCGGGATTTTGACCCGTGGCGGGACCATTCTGGGTGCTTCGAATAAGGCCAACCCGTTTTCCTACTACCGGCGAGGAAATGCGGACGTATCCGCAGAAGCCCTAAAGACGTATCAGGGACTGGGCCTTGATGGGCTCGTCACCATCGGCGGAGACGGCACCATGTCGATCGCGCACCGGCTTGCGGAGATGGGAATGAACATCGTCGGCGTCCCGAAGACGATCGACAATGACCTTGTGGGAACGGATGAGACCTTCGGCTTCGACACGGCCGTATCGATCGCGACCGACGCCATGGATCGCATCCATACAACGGCGCAGAGTCATCATCGCGTCATGGTCGTCGAAACGATGGGTCGGTACGCGGGGTGGATCGCCCTCCATGCTGGCACCGCGAGCGGCGCGGACATTATCCTGATCCCGGAGATCGATTACGACGTGGAGGAGGTGGCCCGCGTGTGCCAGACTCGAGAGGACAGCGGGCAGCGTTTTACGATCATAGCCATTGCAGAAGGTGCAACCCCGGTCGGCGGTGAAATGGCCGTGCGAGAACGGATCGAGGACAGCCCGGACCCACTCCGGCTCGGCGGAATCGGCAACATGCTCGCCCACGACCTGAAGGATCGCGTCACGAGCGCCGTTCGCACAACCATTCTCGGACACGTTCAGCGTGGCGGTTCCCCGACCGCCTACGACCGCAATCTCTCAACAACGTTCGGCGCGATGGCAGCGAAAATGATGGCGGACGGACAGTTCGGGCGCATGGTCGCCTATCAGAACGGTGGATTCACCAGCGTGCCCCTGAGCGACGTGGCGGACAAAACGCGAACGGTCGGACTCGACAACCCGCTTCTTCGTAGCGCCCTCGCCGTCGGCACCTCATTCGGCCAGAAAGACCTGTCAAACATCAAAAGCTGA
- the idi gene encoding isopentenyl-diphosphate Delta-isomerase produces the protein MTDHVVLVNTDDVPQGTAEKLEAHVHGWLHRAFSIFVFDSRGRLLLQKRADDKYHSAGLWSNTCCSHPRPDEDLEEAVQRRLVEEMGFDCDVHHAFQFVYRADVGEGLVEHELDHVFIGHADPTVNANSDEVSDWAWVTPEDLLADVAARPERYTFWFRHILDRTLAHVSARAA, from the coding sequence ATGACTGACCACGTCGTTCTCGTCAACACAGATGATGTGCCGCAGGGCACTGCTGAAAAGCTCGAAGCACACGTTCACGGGTGGTTGCATCGGGCGTTCTCGATCTTCGTATTCGACTCCCGGGGACGGCTTCTTCTCCAAAAACGGGCCGACGACAAGTACCATTCGGCTGGCCTGTGGTCAAACACGTGCTGCAGTCATCCGCGTCCGGACGAAGACCTGGAGGAAGCCGTTCAGCGCCGACTCGTCGAGGAAATGGGATTCGACTGCGACGTGCACCACGCCTTTCAGTTCGTCTATCGGGCGGATGTCGGCGAAGGGCTCGTAGAACACGAGTTGGATCACGTCTTCATCGGCCATGCGGACCCGACTGTGAACGCGAACTCCGACGAGGTGTCGGATTGGGCCTGGGTCACGCCGGAAGACCTGCTCGCCGACGTCGCCGCGCGACCGGAACGCTACACGTTCTGGTTTCGCCACATCCTTGACCGCACGCTGGCGCACGTCTCTGCCCGAGCCGCGTAG
- a CDS encoding 2Fe-2S iron-sulfur cluster-binding protein yields MPKLTIQGEGTFEVEDGTRLVRAIEQSGVEVGHRCGGHASCTTCRVEFADGEPEVMTQAEHDKLSSMKKLGQMRLSCQIVVDRDMTVKPLMWASKEGWDDNGPEPAIQVEPEPEWHAPQDLEESD; encoded by the coding sequence ATGCCTAAATTGACGATTCAAGGAGAAGGAACGTTCGAGGTCGAAGATGGAACTCGACTCGTGCGCGCGATCGAACAGAGTGGTGTTGAAGTCGGACACCGATGCGGGGGGCATGCCAGTTGCACGACCTGCCGAGTCGAGTTTGCGGACGGCGAGCCGGAGGTGATGACTCAGGCCGAGCACGACAAACTGAGCAGCATGAAGAAACTCGGGCAGATGAGGCTGTCCTGTCAGATCGTTGTCGACCGTGACATGACGGTGAAACCGCTGATGTGGGCCAGCAAAGAGGGATGGGATGACAATGGACCTGAGCCGGCCATTCAGGTGGAGCCAGAGCCAGAATGGCACGCACCCCAAGATCTTGAGGAAAGCGACTGA
- a CDS encoding UPF0182 family protein: MSLIPQSRAAQVVLGIVGLVLTLLLFAPGLFVEYLWMSELGFEGVYWTILTTQVLLFAVVILVAAVYFIVNFRVLVERLPPSWAANFGQEDQGGTPLTRDRVRRLAYTIGAILSLLFAAGFAGQWDGLLRYLYAVPYGDVDPVYGLDLSFYMLELPFIQALQSGLVGLAFLGLLTLITGYILAGQIGVRNGQFQLPMPVVKHLGINVIVLLLGWAWGFYLDRYEVLMEGGGAVYGAGYTDIHVTIPALWVMVFATMLLVLLVAVNLFQRRLRVLGLGVAAYVVTLVVAMIVAPTLVTQFTVTPNELTVEEPYLKDNIRLTRKAYGLSDVREESYPARTDLTVEDITSNQETIRNIRLWDPRLLIDTYSQLQQIRLYYEFQNVDVDRYQLEDGYRQVMLSARELTASLPQGSNNWVNRHLQFTHGYGAVANLVAREGTEGSPEFLVKDLPPVAEDSALAVDQPAIYYSETASTYRLVSTNEKEFAYPQGDDNVYVSYKGNGGVLLNAFWKELLFAYYLGDFNILLSDYLNESSRIQIWNRVQERIRKITPFLQLDRDPYFVLNDRRQYWIQDAYTTTQSFPYSEPIRGYGQYNGIKYIRNSVKTVVDAYEGKVDFYISDADDPLIQTYQNIFPELFRPMEEMPEGLRSHVRYPQDMFEIQIERYRRYHMQNARVFYNNEDLWTRPREQYDENQRIMEPYYIMSKLPGDDQLQFMLMTPMTPENRDNMIAWVAAQSDAPNYGDLVVYKLPKEKLIYGPNQIESRIDQNPEISQLLSLWDQQGSRVVRGNLIVVPIEESFLYVEPIYLIAENLKIPQLRRVIVAYGENVAMEVSLREALNVVLGREILRVQDDIADAADLPAPSQRGAASGAVNAVEELREARSLLQEARDALQGGDFARFGDRLDALEDVLDRGVSEAESAVPVDTSAVVPQGETSE; this comes from the coding sequence ATGTCGCTTATTCCACAGAGCCGCGCTGCACAGGTCGTTCTCGGCATCGTTGGCCTCGTGCTCACGCTTCTCCTCTTTGCCCCCGGTCTGTTCGTCGAGTACCTCTGGATGAGTGAACTCGGCTTCGAGGGTGTATACTGGACGATTTTAACGACACAAGTTCTCCTGTTTGCTGTCGTCATCTTGGTGGCGGCGGTATACTTCATCGTCAACTTCCGCGTTCTGGTCGAACGTTTACCCCCGTCGTGGGCGGCGAACTTCGGTCAGGAAGACCAGGGCGGCACGCCGCTGACACGCGATCGGGTCCGCCGCCTTGCCTACACCATCGGCGCGATTCTGAGTCTATTGTTCGCAGCAGGTTTCGCCGGGCAGTGGGACGGACTCCTTCGATATCTTTATGCCGTTCCCTACGGTGATGTTGATCCGGTGTACGGCCTTGATCTCAGCTTTTACATGCTGGAGTTGCCGTTCATTCAGGCGTTGCAGAGTGGGCTCGTCGGACTTGCGTTTCTCGGGCTCCTGACGCTGATTACCGGGTATATTCTGGCCGGGCAGATTGGGGTTCGAAACGGGCAGTTCCAGCTTCCGATGCCCGTCGTGAAGCACCTCGGCATCAACGTCATCGTTCTCCTTCTGGGATGGGCCTGGGGGTTCTATCTCGACCGTTACGAGGTTCTGATGGAGGGCGGCGGGGCCGTGTACGGCGCGGGATATACCGACATCCACGTGACCATTCCTGCGCTCTGGGTGATGGTCTTTGCGACGATGCTGCTCGTGCTGCTGGTCGCGGTCAACCTGTTTCAGCGCCGCCTTCGCGTCCTCGGCCTCGGTGTTGCGGCGTACGTCGTCACGCTCGTGGTCGCCATGATTGTTGCGCCAACGCTCGTCACACAATTCACGGTGACGCCCAACGAACTCACGGTCGAGGAGCCCTATCTCAAGGATAACATCCGGCTGACCCGCAAGGCATACGGACTCTCTGATGTGAGGGAGGAGTCCTACCCCGCGCGAACGGATCTCACGGTGGAAGACATTACGTCGAACCAGGAGACGATTCGCAATATCCGGCTCTGGGATCCCCGCTTGCTGATCGATACCTACAGTCAGCTGCAGCAGATTCGACTGTACTACGAGTTTCAAAATGTCGACGTCGACCGGTACCAGTTGGAGGATGGGTACCGGCAGGTGATGTTGTCGGCCCGAGAGTTGACGGCATCGCTGCCACAGGGCTCCAACAACTGGGTAAACCGGCATCTGCAGTTTACCCACGGCTATGGTGCCGTTGCGAATCTCGTTGCTCGGGAGGGGACGGAGGGATCACCGGAGTTTCTGGTCAAGGACCTTCCGCCAGTGGCCGAAGATTCGGCGCTCGCCGTCGATCAACCTGCGATCTACTACTCGGAGACGGCCTCGACGTATCGCCTTGTTAGCACGAATGAGAAGGAGTTCGCGTACCCGCAGGGGGATGATAACGTCTACGTCTCCTACAAGGGCAATGGAGGGGTTCTGCTGAATGCCTTCTGGAAAGAGCTGCTCTTCGCGTACTATCTCGGCGACTTCAACATCCTGTTGTCCGACTACTTGAACGAGTCGAGCCGGATTCAGATCTGGAATCGGGTGCAGGAACGCATTCGCAAGATCACGCCCTTCCTCCAGCTCGACAGAGATCCATACTTTGTTCTGAATGATCGGCGTCAATACTGGATACAGGATGCCTACACGACCACCCAGTCGTTCCCATATAGCGAGCCGATCCGTGGGTACGGTCAGTACAATGGCATTAAGTACATTCGCAACTCCGTCAAGACGGTCGTTGATGCCTACGAAGGAAAGGTCGATTTCTACATCTCGGACGCGGACGACCCGCTGATCCAAACGTACCAGAATATCTTCCCGGAGCTCTTCCGTCCGATGGAGGAGATGCCGGAGGGACTGCGCTCGCACGTTCGGTATCCGCAGGATATGTTTGAGATTCAGATCGAACGGTACCGGCGGTACCACATGCAAAACGCTCGCGTCTTCTATAACAACGAAGATCTGTGGACGCGACCGCGGGAGCAGTACGACGAGAATCAGCGCATCATGGAGCCGTACTACATCATGTCGAAGCTGCCAGGCGACGACCAGCTTCAATTCATGTTGATGACACCGATGACGCCGGAAAATCGCGACAACATGATCGCGTGGGTCGCAGCGCAGTCCGACGCGCCCAATTACGGGGACCTCGTGGTGTACAAGCTGCCGAAGGAGAAACTGATCTACGGCCCGAATCAGATCGAGTCGCGTATCGATCAGAACCCGGAGATTTCGCAGCTGCTCTCACTGTGGGATCAGCAGGGCTCGCGTGTTGTCCGCGGTAACCTGATCGTTGTGCCGATCGAAGAATCCTTCCTCTACGTCGAGCCGATTTATCTCATCGCTGAAAACCTGAAGATCCCGCAGCTGCGCCGTGTCATTGTGGCGTACGGGGAGAACGTGGCGATGGAGGTTTCCCTGCGTGAAGCACTGAACGTCGTTCTTGGCCGTGAAATCCTTCGCGTGCAGGACGATATCGCAGATGCGGCGGACCTTCCCGCTCCATCTCAGCGTGGGGCGGCCTCGGGTGCGGTGAACGCGGTTGAAGAACTTCGCGAGGCGCGCTCACTGCTGCAGGAGGCACGAGATGCGTTGCAGGGCGGCGACTTCGCGCGCTTCGGTGATCGGCTCGATGCGCTCGAAGATGTTCTCGACCGTGGCGTTTCGGAGGCGGAGTCGGCTGTGCCTGTCGATACGTCGGCCGTCGTACCGCAGGGGGAGACGTCAGAATAG